GCGATCAGGTCATCGCTCATCCGCTTGATGACCTCGCGGATCAAATTGCTGCCGACGTGGGGATTGTAGACATAGGAAATCTCGGACGGCGCGCCGTAATCGACCAAGGCCTGCATCACTCGCGGGATCAGCGGGCTCTTGATCCGGGTGATGAGCTTGCCGTCGCTGAAGGTCCCGGCTCCGCCCTCGCCGTTGCAGACATTGCTGTCGGGATCGAGCTCGCCCTTCCGCCAATAGCGGCTGATCTTGAGCATCCGGCCATGGGTCCGCTCGCCGCGCTCGAAGAGGATGGGCTTGATGCCGTGGGCCAGGAAGGTCCAAGCCGCGAAGAGCCCGGCCGGGCCGGCGCCGAGGATGAGCGGTGGCGGGTCCCGCCAGTCGAATCGGGGAAAGGGCTCGAAGCTTTTTTCGGGCTCTTCGCCGGCAAAATAGATTTCCAGCGAATAGACCCAGGCCAAACGCCCGCGCTGGCGGGCGTCGAGGCTGCGCTTCAAGACGCGGATCTGCTGGATTTGACCGGGATCGAGACCGAGTCGATCCGCCACCGCCGCGCGGAGGTCGGGGGCGGGCTCGTAGGGTAGGCGAAAATCTTGGATCTTCTTCATGAGCTGGGATGGCCGCGATTTAGGCGGCAATCAAGGGAAAGGATACCCCCCTTTGAAAAAGGGGGGAAGGGGGATTTAAAAGCCGTCGAGCATTGAAAACGGTATTTCTGAATACAAGCCGCCGCTTCAAATCCCCCCTGCCCCCCCTTTTTCAAAGGGGGGGGAATTTTGGCTACTTCTTGCCGACTACCTTGGCCACGCTCTCTTCATCGAGGGTCTTCAGGATGTTCTGCACATGGGGCCGCAGCGCCGGGCTGATGATGCCGTTGATGACGAAGGTGTAGATCTCGCGCTCGATCTCGGCCGCGCTGGGCCGGTCGGTGCCCAGGACGTATTGGTAGAAAACTTCCTTGATGCTGCCCAAAACGCCGACCGCCAGGACGTGCACATCGGCCTCGCGGACGAAGCCCATCTTCTGGCCCTGCTTCAAGCCGCGGCGCAGGTAGTCGAGGATCAACTCGTAAAATTGGCGGATCTGGGTGTCGAACTCCGAGTCCAAGCCGACCGCGTCGCTGAACACCAATTTGATGTAGAGCGGATTTTTGAGCAGCAAGGCGGTGACCCGGCGAAGGTTGCCCAGGATCTGGCGGGGAATTTCCTCGACGGCATGGAGCGGCAGGGCCTGGATCTGCTGGGCCAAGTCGCCGAAGATCTTGGCGATGATCGCGGTGAAGATTTCGCGCTTGCCGTCGAAGTAGAGATAGAAGGTGCCGCGGGCGACCTTGGCCTGGGCGATGATGTCCGAGACCTGGGTGTCGTGGTAGCCCTTCTTGCCGAAGGCGCTCAGCGCGGCTTCCATCAGCTGGAGCCGCCGATGCTCTTTGTCCAAATGCTGGCCCATGGACCCTAAAAAGCGCAAATCCTTGAAAAAGCAAAGCTTTTTTTGCACAACTTAAACTGACATGTCAGTCTAATTTTAGCTTGTTTTTCGCTCGGAAACAGGCTTATCTGCCTCCACTAAAGAATGAGGAGGCGTCATGTCGGAATCGTTTCGCGACGAAGAGAGCTTGGACGTCTGGGGTTTTAGGGACACCGCCTTTCAAATCAAGGGCAACGGCAGTGTCGAGCTGACCGGAAATCGCTACTCGCTCTCCGGCCAAGAGCTGCCCTCGCTGCTCCCTTGGGTCAGCGACGTGATGGAAGTTCCGATTCGACCCGACGACATCCATCAGCCCCATTATCCGACCGAGATTCCCGCTCCCAAGAACCATCCGGCCCTGCTCGCCGAGCTCAGGCTCTTCCTCCAGGAAGACCAGCTCAGCCAAGATCCCAAAATTCGCCTGCGCCACGGCCACGGCCACACTCAGGAAGAGATGTTCGCGATCAAATACGGCAAGCTCGGCCGCATTCCCGACCTGGTGGTCTTTCCGACCGAGGAGGAGCAGGTCGAGCGCCTGGTCCAGGCCGCCTCGAATCATGATGCCTGCGTGATCCCTTTCGGCGGCGGCACCTCGGTGACCGAAGCCCTGCGCTGCCCCGAAGGCGAAGAGCGCTTCATCGTCTCGGTCGACATGCGGCGGATGAACCGCATTCTCTGGGTCGATCCGGTCAACCGCATGGCCTGCATCCAGGCCGGCGCGGTCGGCCGCCATATCCAGGAACAGCTCAAGGCCCAGGGCTTCACCCTCGGCCATGAGCCCGACTCGGTCGAATTCTCGACCTTGGGCGGCTGGATCGCCACCCATGCCAGCGGAATGAAGAAGAACAAGTACGGCAACATCGAGGACATCATCCTCGACATGAGCGTCGTCACCGCCGCCGGCACCCTGCGGCGGAGCGCGGCCCAGCCCCGCGAATCGGTGGGCAGCGATCCCCGGCTCTGGCTCTTCGGCTCCGAAGGCAGCCTCGGCATCGTCACCTCGGCGGTGGTGAAGCTCTTCCCGCTGCCCGAAGTCCAGCGCTACGGCTCGATCCTCTTTCCGACCTTCCACAACGGCGTCGAGTTTCTCTACCAACTGAGCCAGACCGACAAGATTCCGGCCAGCATCCGACTGGTCGACAATCTCCAATTCCAATTCAGCATGGCGCTGAAGCCCAAGGCGACCGGGCTCAAGGCCTTGAAGAGCAAGCTCGAGAAATTCTTCGTGACCAAGCTCAAGGGCTTCGATCCGCAGAAGATGGTCGCCTGCACCATCGTCTTCGAGGGCCGGAAGTCGGAGGTCGCGGCCCAGGAGAAGGAAGTCTACGCCCTGGCCAAGAAGCAGGGCGGAATGAAGGCCGGAGCCGAGAACGGCAAGCGCGGCTACCAGCTCACCTTCGGCATCGCCTACATCCGCGATTTCGTGATGAAGCATTATTTCCTGGCCGAGTCCTTCGAGACTTCGGTGCCCTGGAGCAAGGCCGAGGAGCTTTGCGAAAAGGTGAAGGCGAATCTCTTCGCCGAATACGCCCGGCGCGGCCTTCCCGGCAAGCCCTTCATCACCTGCCGGGTCACCCAGGTCTACGAGACCGGCGTCTGCGTCTATTTTTACTTCGGCTACTACTACAAGGGAGTCGAGCATCCCTCCGAGGTCTATGCCGAGCTCGAAACTTTCGCCCGCGAGGAAATACTCAAGCAGGGCGGCTCGCTCTCCCATCACCACGGCATCGGCAAGCTGCGCCAGCGCTTCCTGCCCAAGATCAAGTCGCCGGCGATGCTGGCCTGGGTCGGCGCCGCCAAGCGGGCCCTCGACCCCCAAAACGTCTTCGGGAGCGACAATCAAGGTTTGGGCGAAACAGCGGCGGGGCTAAAGCCCCTTGCTACGGGATCTATCCCTGTAGCAAGGGGCTTTAGCCCCGCTTCCCTGGAAAGGAAACGAGGTTAAGGCATGAAGGCATTGGTCACCGGCGTCACCGGTTTCGTCGGCAAAGTGGTGCTGGAAGAGTTGCTCCGCCGCTCCGAGGAGCTGAGGCTCGAGAAGGTCTATGTCCTGATCCGGCCCGGCCGCAAGGGCCATTCGCCGCAGGAGCGCTTCGAAAAGGAAGTGGCGGCCTCGCCTTGCTTCTCCAAGCTTCCCCGGGGCTGGGAGCAAAAAGTGACGGTCGTCGCCGGCGAGCTGAGCGAAACCGGCTGCGCCTTGAGCCTGCGCGACCGCGGCGAGATGACCGCCGAACTCACCCATATCTTCAACGTCGCCGCCTCGGTCGAGTTCGACCTGCCGCTGGAAGTCGCGGCCCGCTCCAATATCGCCAGCAGCTTGAACGTCCTCGAGTTCGCCAAGGCCTGCCCCCAGCTCGAGCGGCTGATCGGTGTCTCCACCGCCTACGTCACGCCCCATCGTGAAAACAATGGGCCGATCGAAGAGAAGCCGGTGCCGCTACCCCGGCCGGCCCGTGAAATTTACCAGCAGATCCTAAGCGGCCGTTTCGACACCCAGGCTTTATTGAAGGAGACCGGCCACCCCAACACCTACACCCTGACCAAGTGCCTGGCCGAGCACCTCCTGCTCGAGAACCGCGGGAC
This window of the bacterium genome carries:
- a CDS encoding TetR/AcrR family transcriptional regulator, producing the protein MGQHLDKEHRRLQLMEAALSAFGKKGYHDTQVSDIIAQAKVARGTFYLYFDGKREIFTAIIAKIFGDLAQQIQALPLHAVEEIPRQILGNLRRVTALLLKNPLYIKLVFSDAVGLDSEFDTQIRQFYELILDYLRRGLKQGQKMGFVREADVHVLAVGVLGSIKEVFYQYVLGTDRPSAAEIEREIYTFVINGIISPALRPHVQNILKTLDEESVAKVVGKK
- a CDS encoding FAD-binding oxidoreductase — encoded protein: MSESFRDEESLDVWGFRDTAFQIKGNGSVELTGNRYSLSGQELPSLLPWVSDVMEVPIRPDDIHQPHYPTEIPAPKNHPALLAELRLFLQEDQLSQDPKIRLRHGHGHTQEEMFAIKYGKLGRIPDLVVFPTEEEQVERLVQAASNHDACVIPFGGGTSVTEALRCPEGEERFIVSVDMRRMNRILWVDPVNRMACIQAGAVGRHIQEQLKAQGFTLGHEPDSVEFSTLGGWIATHASGMKKNKYGNIEDIILDMSVVTAAGTLRRSAAQPRESVGSDPRLWLFGSEGSLGIVTSAVVKLFPLPEVQRYGSILFPTFHNGVEFLYQLSQTDKIPASIRLVDNLQFQFSMALKPKATGLKALKSKLEKFFVTKLKGFDPQKMVACTIVFEGRKSEVAAQEKEVYALAKKQGGMKAGAENGKRGYQLTFGIAYIRDFVMKHYFLAESFETSVPWSKAEELCEKVKANLFAEYARRGLPGKPFITCRVTQVYETGVCVYFYFGYYYKGVEHPSEVYAELETFAREEILKQGGSLSHHHGIGKLRQRFLPKIKSPAMLAWVGAAKRALDPQNVFGSDNQGLGETAAGLKPLATGSIPVARGFSPASLERKRG